The genomic region TGGAGTGGTTTCCGATTACGCCAGAGGACGATCCGTTTCGCGCGCCCGGCCATATGCAGACCGCCTATCCCGATTATCGCCACTATACGTCGCGCGAATATGGCAGCCGTGTCGGCCTGTATCGCCTCCTCGATGCATTTGAAGCCATAGGTGCGAAAATCTCGGTCGCCGCCAACAGCGCGATTGCTGAACGCTATCCGGAAATTATCGAAGCCATTGTTGCCGGGGGTCACGAATTGATTGCCCATTCGACCGATATGAACGGCACCATCGCCAGCGGAATGCCGGCGGAGGAAGAGCGGACGTTGATCGCGCAATCGGTGGAAACTTTAGAACGCGTCAGCGGCACGCGCCCGCGCGGTTGGCTATCGATTGCCCGGTCGCAAAGCTTCAATACCGCCAAGCTGCTTGCCGAGGCTGGTCTCGATTATATGTGCGACTGGGTGAATGACGAACTGCCCTATCATTTTGCCACCGATGCCGGTGAGATCGTCAATATCCCGCTCAATCATGAGCTTTCCGATCGCCAGATCGTCAATGTGCAGCAGCAATCGGCGGACAGTTATGTCCAGCAGATCCGCGATGCCTATGACTGGTTGTCTCGCGAGGCCGCAGACCATGGCGGCCGCATGCTGCCGCTGCATCTGACGCCTTATATTATGGGCCTGCCCTATCGGATGCACGCATTCGACGCGTTGGCCCGCTGGCTTGCCGAACAGCCGGGCGCCTGGATCACCCGCGGCGATGCAATTCTTGATCAGTGGAAGGAACAGGCGTGAAGGTCCGTAATCCGCGAACTGGCGAATATGACTATGAAATTTCGCCGCTGGGCCCCGATGCCGTCGCCGCACGGGCACAGGCGTTGCGCGCGGCGCAACCGGCCTGGGCGGCGCTGACGCCTGAAGAGCGTGGGGTTATTTTGTGCCGTTGGGCCGACGCCGTCGAAGCGCATCGCCAACCACTGTTTGAAGCCTTGCGGGCCGATACAGGCCGGTCGATGATCGCAGCGGTTGAAGTGGATGGCTTGCCCCGGTCCTTGCGCCGTTGGGCCGAGATCGCACCACATCTGATCGCCCAGCACAGCCTGGTTGACGTGCCAAGCGCCAATCCGACCGTAACCAACTCTACCCGGCTCGTTCCCTTTCCATTGTTCGGCGCCATCGCGCCCTGGAATTTTCCGATCGTGCTGTCGACAATTGATGCGATTCCCGCGCTTGCTGCCGGCTGTGCGGCGCTTGTTAAACCGTCTGAGGTGACGCCGCGCTTCATCGAACCGCTTCGCGAGACGATTGGCCAAGTACCGGAGCTTGTGGCGGTATTAGCCTTTATCGAAGGCGATGCGGAGACCGGCAAGGCGTTGATCGCCAATGTCGATTATGTCTGCTTCACCGGTTCGGTGGCCACGGGCCGCAAGGTTGCGGAAGCCGCAGCCCAAGCCTTCATCCCGGCCAATCTTGAGCTTGGCGGCAAGGATCCGATGCTGATCCTGGCGAGCGCCGATCCGGAACGCGCGGCGAAGACGGCCCTGCGATCAAGCGTGGTGGCCACTGGCCAGGCCTGTCAGTCGATTGAGCGTATCTATGTCGCCCGTGAAATCTACGAACCGTTTCTCGAGGCCCTGGTTCGCGAAGCTGAAACGGTTGAACTCAACTATCCCGATATCGAGTCTGGCCAGATCGGCCCGTTCATCTTCCCGCCTCAGGCAGACAAGGTAGCGCAGCATATAAATGCGGCGCGCGATGCGGGCGCGCGCGTCCTGACTGGCGGGGAAATCGAAACGCGTGGCGGCGGGAAATATCTGCGCCCGACGATCATTGCCGATGCGACAGACGATATGGCGGTCGTGCGCGAAGAAACCTTCGGACCGGTGCTGCCGGTCATGGCCTTTGATTCGGTCGAAGATGCAATCGCGGCGGCAAATCACAGCGAATATGGCCTGTCGGCTGCGGTGCTTGCCGGCAGCGCAGCAGAAGCAGAGGCCGTGGGTGTCCAGCTCGAAGCCGGGGCGATTTCGATCAATGATGGATCAATGACCTCAATGGTCTGGGACGCAGAAAATACGAGCTTCAAACTGTCCGGCATGGGTCCGTCCCGCATGGGCGAGAGCGGCTTGCTCCGCTTTTTCCGCAAACAGGCGCTGATCCGCCAGAATGCAGACCCCGCCACGATTGCCGATTTTTCCGAGGGAGGAATATGATGCGTGTATTGCCAAAATTGAGCCTGGCCATGGCGGCCTGCGGCCTGGCCTTTGCCGGGCCCGCGATCGCCCAACAGGCATCGCCCGGTGTTGAAGCACCGGAAGAAGCCCGGCCGACGGATTTTCGGCGGGTCAGCCTGATCGTTCGCGATATCGAGACCTCACTCGCGCTCTATCGCGACGTGTTTGGTTTCCAGATCAACTACGATACCGAAGTGAATATGTCGGGTGTTGCTCTCCCCGCGGGTGAGCCGGGCGCACGGGCGCGACTGGTGTTGGCGAGCGCCAACGATCCGTGGATCGGCTGGGTTGGCTTCCTGCAATGGCTCGATCCGGCGCTGCCCGATCCCGGGCCTTATCCCACCCGGCTTGCTATCGGCGATCATGTAATGGTGATGAATACCGATGATGCCATCGCGCGTTGCGCGGCGGCGCTTGAGGTGCCCGGCGTTTCGATGACTGCGCCTGCCCGGCTGCAGGAATATCCCGGTCGCAATGGTGCGCCGCCCATCCGCGTGATCGGTTGCAACATCTTCGATCCGGACGGCAATGCAATCGAGATCAACCAGCTGCTGCGCGAGGGCGATGAAGTCCCTGCCAGTCTTGAACAGGGTGAAACGGTCGATTGATGGGTTTCTCCGCCGTCCTTCTGGCCGGGATGCTCCAGGCTGCTAGCCCGGTTTGCGACACGCCGGTCTATATGGTGGTGGCGGGGCCGACCCATGATCGCGAACGGATGATGGCCTATGGTCAGGCGATTGCAGAATCGCAGATATATGAGCGGCTTGGCGGCTATTATATCAACTCACCGCGCGCGGTTGCGACTTTTGAGGGTGAAGCGCCGGTGGGCTATGCGACACTGATTGTCCGCTTTCCCTGCCTCGCCAATGCCGAGGCGTTCTGGAACAGCGATGTCTATCAAAATGATATTCTCCCGCTGCGCCAGAATCCGAGCGCCGGGGATTATTTCGTCACTGTTTATCCTGAAATCCCGATCCGGTCGGACATGGTCGGCAAGGTGGGTGAGGCAGACTATCTGGTACGGTTCGAAGGCGCGGATGTTCCCGAGCGCGTGACCTATAATGACCCGCCTGGCGTTGTTCTGGGCGGCGATGCGGAAACGGCGGAACGCGGTGATCCTGGCAGCGGCTGGCCCGATGCGGCTTTGCTCCGCCGCGATGCGGAGACCGGCGAGGCCTGGCGGATCAGCACCGGTGATGCGCGAACGGTCTCGATCGGTGCAGCGCCCGCGCTCACGGAATTCTATGTCATTCGCGGCGGGACGAATTTCAGCGGCGATCGGATCGCGACCGGCGATTATGCGCGGATCGGGGCGGGCCATGTGCTGGGTGATGTGGAGATCGACGCGGGGACGCGGCTTTTGATGTTTCGCTTTCCCGAAGGCGCGGATGCGAGCCCGCAGCCAGAGCCCTTGATCGTGCGTGCCGTCGATACCGAATGGACGACCGGGACCGTAGCGCTCGAGGCGGGCGCCGAAGCACCGTTGATGATCCGGCGCCTGTTCACTGATCCTGAAACCGGCGCGCGCACCCATCTGGTGCGGCTTGCTGCTGGGGTGTCGGTGCCCTGGGAAATCCATACGACGGCCGAGGAGGGCTATCTGCTCAATGGCGATTATCGGCTTGCCGAATGCCTGCCGAGCGGCCGCCGCGATTTCGCCTATCAGCCTGGCGGTTATTTCTATCGACCCGCTGGCATCTTGCACAGCGGGCCGGACTCGACGACAACCACCGGCGCAACCTGGCTGATCCGGACCCCGCGGACCCTGGACGCATTATTCTACCCGGCCTGCCCAAGCGTAGCGGCTGCGCCGGACGCTCATGAGGAGGACAATTGATGACCCCGACCCTGCAACATCCGATGAAACCGGATCTGACTGTCGAGGAAGCCGCGCGCGGCCGGTTCGTTTCCGGTATTCGCAGCCTCATCCTCAATGATCTCGCCGCCGATATGCGCGCCGGCTATGACAAACGTGCCGAGCCGGCTTTCCGCCGCGAACATGGCCGCTCACCCGAGACCAGCCGGGAAGCGCATCTCGCGCTGCGCGGCGATCCGGCGTTCAACATATACAGCGCGATGCGGGTCCAGGCGCAGAAAATGGTCTGGGCCAGCGTTGCCGATATCGTCGATCGCGATCTCGACCGGATGGAAGCAGAAGCCGCCAAGGTTGCCGATGCGCCGGGTTCGCTGTCGCTCAATGCAGAGCTTGATGTGCCGCGCAATGTCGATGCGATCGACGTCCATCTGATGCCGGGATCCTATACGCGTGGTGCCGATTCGCTTGAGGCTGGTGCGGTCTATGACCAGGGGCTGGCGGTCTTTTCGATGGGACTGATGGGCGCCAATCTCGACGATATCGGGCTGTCCATGGCGCGCTATGTCCAGGGCAAATATCCGGATTTCAAACCCGAGCGGATCCTCGATACGGGCTGCACGATTGGTCATAATACCCTGCCCTGGAAACAGGCCTATCCCGATGCCCGGCTCGATGCGATCGACGCGGCGCCCGGTGGCCTGCGCTATGCCTCGGCGCGCGCAAAGATGCAGGGTCAGGACGTGCATTTCGCCCAGATGTCCGCCGATGCGCTCGATTATCCGGACGAGAGCTTCGATCTCGTCTGGTCATCCATGTTCCTGCATGAGCTGTCTAAGAAGACCCGCGCGGAGGCCTTTGCAGAAGCCTATCGCGTGCTGCGTCCCGGTGGATTGCTGCTGCATATGGAGCTGCCGCCGAACGACCAGATGGATGCGTTTGATGGCTTCTATCTCGATTGGGACAGCTATTATAACTCCGAGCCATTCTACAAAGGCTATCGCGACGAGAGTCCGCCGGAGCTATGCGAACGCGCGGGCTTTGCCGCCGATGACTATATCCAGTTCGTTGTGCCGAGCATCGGTATCTATGGCGAACAGGCCGTCGCCGAAACGATCGCCGCCGAAGAGGGCGAAGCGGTGGGCCAGGAAACCACTGGCCGACTGGCCGAGGGCGTGATGTGGTTTGGCTTTGGAGCCTGGAAACGATGAGCGACACGCAGCCGGAGGATCCAAAGACACCGCCAATCAAACCGGAAGACGCGCCGGACAGCATTTACGGACCGGACGGCAAGCCGCGATTCTTTACCGAACCCGGCATGGATCGCTTTGTCGCTGTTGTCATGAACCTTGCCCAGGAGATGTGGGTGCAGGAAGAGCGGCTGATGGCGCTCGAGGGCACGGACGTTGATCCCGATGCGCGCGAAGCGAAACTCAAATCCTTTATCGATCGGGTTTTCGCGCCGATCCGCGAACCGGACCAATAAAAGTACCGACCGGATTTTCGGACGACCCTTGACTCTAAGCTACCTATCACTAGGTAGGGAGCATGGATACGCGCACTTCTCTTCTCGATGCGGCTGAACAGGTGGGCCGGGCCCGCGGGTTTGACGGGTTCAGCTATGCAGATCTCGCCAAGGCGGTCGGCATACGCAAGGCCAGCATCCATCATCATTTCCCGACCAAGGGCGATCTCGCACTCGCGCTCATCCAGCGCTACCGGGCCGATTTCTTTGAGCGGCTTGCCCATATCGGCACGCGCTATGATCGCGCTGGCGATCGCTTGAGGGCCTATGTGCAACTTTATCGCGACGCCCTGTCGCAGGGCGACAAAACCTGTCTCTGCGTTGCATTTGGCGTGGCGCCGGACAGTATCCCGGCCCCGGTTGGCCTGGAAATCCGTCAATTCCATGCCGAGAGCCTGGCCTGGCTCGAAACGCTGTTCGCGCTCGGCCGCGACGATGTTTCAATCGAATCCATTGGCGATCCGGTCCGTGAAGCGGCCGCCTGCCTTGCCCAGATGGAAGGCGGACAGCTGGTCGCCCGGGCCGCCAAAGACGTCACTTTGTTCGACGATGCGTTAAGCCTTTTATTGGCGCGGATCAGATGATTGCGCCTGAAATTCCATCATTTGTTAACCATGCCTGCCAACTAGTAGGGTGGCAACGATAATATCTGCTATCAGCAGAACTGGAAGGACTGTCATGCGAATCAATGCCGATTTCACCGAACGCGCGGTCGTCAGGCCCGGTGATATAGACTGGGTGGCTTCGCCCATGCCCGGTGTCGAGCGCCAGATGCTCGATCGGATCGGCGAAGAGGTGGCGCGGGCGACATCGCTCGTCCGCTATGCGCCGCAATCCTATTTCTCGGAGCATGAACATGGCGGCGGCGAAGAATTCTTCGTCATCGATGGTGTCTTCTCCGATGAGACGGGCGACTATCCGGCGGGAACCTATGTTCGCAATCCGATCGGCTCGCGCCATACGCCGCACAGCGATGATGGCTGCACAATCTTCGTGAAGCTCCATCAATTCGCAGCCAAGGACAGCGCTCAATTTTCCATCGATACTCGCACCGCGCAATTCCTGTCCGGCCCCGCCAAGGGGCTCACCGTCTTGCCGCTCCATGAGTTCGGCACCGAGTCGGTGGCGCTGGTCCGTTGGGAACCCGGTACGCGATTTTCTGGCCATCGCCATTGGGGCGGCGAGGAGATTCTCGTGCTCGAAGGCGTGTTCCAGGATGAGCATGGCGACTATCCAGCTGGGACCTGGCTGCGCAATCCGCACCTGTCGGAACATCACCCCTTCTCAGACGAAGGCTGTCTCATCTATGTGAAGACCGGCCATCTACCAGAGCCGGAATAGGCCCGTCACATTTCCGCGGTCACCGGATTATAATCCATCATCTCGCGATTGTTCACCGGCGCGCCGGCGGGCTTGAACGTGTCGGGATCAATCGCCTGGGTCATTTGGCCCTGGCGGATCGACATGTCGTGGAGCAGCTCGGTACGTGGCTTGCGGACGGCCTCATAGCGCGCCAGCGCATCGGGTATTTCGTCTTCCAATTCAAAGGCTTTGGCGAGCGCATAGCCGTCTTCGATGGCCATCGCCGCGCCCATGCCGAGAAAGGGCAACATGGCGTGCGCGGCATCACCCATCAATGTGACACGGCCCTGCGCCCATTGCGATAAGGGTGCCCGATCATACAGGCCCCATTTGATGATTGATGTCGCCTGGTCGATCAGCCCCATGACATCCGGGTGCCAGTCGGCAAAGCTTGCGCGCACTTCATCCTGTGTCGCCGCGATCGACCAGCCTTCTTCAATCCGCTCTGTAGTTTCGGCAAGGCCGGCACAGTTCACCACCTCGCCTCCCGACATGGTGTAGCGATTGAAAGTGCGTTTGGGTCCGATGAAGATCGCGCTGCGACCCAGCTCCATATAGGGCGCCGCCTGGGCCATTGGCACGAGGAAGCGATAGGCGACGTGATCGGTGAAACGCGGTTCGTCGCCCGGCCATAATTGTTCGCGCACGGCAGAGCGGACGCCATCGCAACCCACCAGCACATCGCCCTCGGCCGTATCGCCATTGGCAAAATAGGCGGTGACCGAATTGTCATCTTGCTCACAGCGCGTCAGCCTATGATCGGTTACAATTTCTGCACCCAGGGCTTCGGCTTTGGCGATCAATATGTCCTGGAGGTCGGCGCGATAGATGTGGCGGACGATATTGGCGACCCCGTCGTCAGGCTTCCCATCGCCATGGTCATGTGCGCCCATCAGCACCCGGGCGGTCCGATAATGGAGGAAAGGCAGGGTGCCGGCAGGGCAGGCGCGTCCTGCCAC from Parasphingopyxis sp. CP4 harbors:
- a CDS encoding polysaccharide deacetylase family protein, with the translated sequence MTLDPSYLEYPSRRRGMDHDHYPYSRFDTRDPIVWPDGKTVAIWPVISLEWFPITPEDDPFRAPGHMQTAYPDYRHYTSREYGSRVGLYRLLDAFEAIGAKISVAANSAIAERYPEIIEAIVAGGHELIAHSTDMNGTIASGMPAEEERTLIAQSVETLERVSGTRPRGWLSIARSQSFNTAKLLAEAGLDYMCDWVNDELPYHFATDAGEIVNIPLNHELSDRQIVNVQQQSADSYVQQIRDAYDWLSREAADHGGRMLPLHLTPYIMGLPYRMHAFDALARWLAEQPGAWITRGDAILDQWKEQA
- a CDS encoding aldehyde dehydrogenase family protein, which codes for MEGTGVKVRNPRTGEYDYEISPLGPDAVAARAQALRAAQPAWAALTPEERGVILCRWADAVEAHRQPLFEALRADTGRSMIAAVEVDGLPRSLRRWAEIAPHLIAQHSLVDVPSANPTVTNSTRLVPFPLFGAIAPWNFPIVLSTIDAIPALAAGCAALVKPSEVTPRFIEPLRETIGQVPELVAVLAFIEGDAETGKALIANVDYVCFTGSVATGRKVAEAAAQAFIPANLELGGKDPMLILASADPERAAKTALRSSVVATGQACQSIERIYVAREIYEPFLEALVREAETVELNYPDIESGQIGPFIFPPQADKVAQHINAARDAGARVLTGGEIETRGGGKYLRPTIIADATDDMAVVREETFGPVLPVMAFDSVEDAIAAANHSEYGLSAAVLAGSAAEAEAVGVQLEAGAISINDGSMTSMVWDAENTSFKLSGMGPSRMGESGLLRFFRKQALIRQNADPATIADFSEGGI
- a CDS encoding VOC family protein, producing MMRVLPKLSLAMAACGLAFAGPAIAQQASPGVEAPEEARPTDFRRVSLIVRDIETSLALYRDVFGFQINYDTEVNMSGVALPAGEPGARARLVLASANDPWIGWVGFLQWLDPALPDPGPYPTRLAIGDHVMVMNTDDAIARCAAALEVPGVSMTAPARLQEYPGRNGAPPIRVIGCNIFDPDGNAIEINQLLREGDEVPASLEQGETVD
- a CDS encoding DUF1330 domain-containing protein, whose amino-acid sequence is MGFSAVLLAGMLQAASPVCDTPVYMVVAGPTHDRERMMAYGQAIAESQIYERLGGYYINSPRAVATFEGEAPVGYATLIVRFPCLANAEAFWNSDVYQNDILPLRQNPSAGDYFVTVYPEIPIRSDMVGKVGEADYLVRFEGADVPERVTYNDPPGVVLGGDAETAERGDPGSGWPDAALLRRDAETGEAWRISTGDARTVSIGAAPALTEFYVIRGGTNFSGDRIATGDYARIGAGHVLGDVEIDAGTRLLMFRFPEGADASPQPEPLIVRAVDTEWTTGTVALEAGAEAPLMIRRLFTDPETGARTHLVRLAAGVSVPWEIHTTAEEGYLLNGDYRLAECLPSGRRDFAYQPGGYFYRPAGILHSGPDSTTTTGATWLIRTPRTLDALFYPACPSVAAAPDAHEEDN
- a CDS encoding class I SAM-dependent methyltransferase; the protein is MTPTLQHPMKPDLTVEEAARGRFVSGIRSLILNDLAADMRAGYDKRAEPAFRREHGRSPETSREAHLALRGDPAFNIYSAMRVQAQKMVWASVADIVDRDLDRMEAEAAKVADAPGSLSLNAELDVPRNVDAIDVHLMPGSYTRGADSLEAGAVYDQGLAVFSMGLMGANLDDIGLSMARYVQGKYPDFKPERILDTGCTIGHNTLPWKQAYPDARLDAIDAAPGGLRYASARAKMQGQDVHFAQMSADALDYPDESFDLVWSSMFLHELSKKTRAEAFAEAYRVLRPGGLLLHMELPPNDQMDAFDGFYLDWDSYYNSEPFYKGYRDESPPELCERAGFAADDYIQFVVPSIGIYGEQAVAETIAAEEGEAVGQETTGRLAEGVMWFGFGAWKR
- a CDS encoding TetR/AcrR family transcriptional regulator; the encoded protein is MDTRTSLLDAAEQVGRARGFDGFSYADLAKAVGIRKASIHHHFPTKGDLALALIQRYRADFFERLAHIGTRYDRAGDRLRAYVQLYRDALSQGDKTCLCVAFGVAPDSIPAPVGLEIRQFHAESLAWLETLFALGRDDVSIESIGDPVREAAACLAQMEGGQLVARAAKDVTLFDDALSLLLARIR
- a CDS encoding cupin domain-containing protein, encoding MRINADFTERAVVRPGDIDWVASPMPGVERQMLDRIGEEVARATSLVRYAPQSYFSEHEHGGGEEFFVIDGVFSDETGDYPAGTYVRNPIGSRHTPHSDDGCTIFVKLHQFAAKDSAQFSIDTRTAQFLSGPAKGLTVLPLHEFGTESVALVRWEPGTRFSGHRHWGGEEILVLEGVFQDEHGDYPAGTWLRNPHLSEHHPFSDEGCLIYVKTGHLPEPE
- a CDS encoding FAD-dependent monooxygenase — encoded protein: MKILIIGAGLGGLTAAIALCQRGFGVEVHEAASKIEQTGAGLTLGLGAQHVFRALDIQEKVAGRACPAGTLPFLHYRTARVLMGAHDHGDGKPDDGVANIVRHIYRADLQDILIAKAEALGAEIVTDHRLTRCEQDDNSVTAYFANGDTAEGDVLVGCDGVRSAVREQLWPGDEPRFTDHVAYRFLVPMAQAAPYMELGRSAIFIGPKRTFNRYTMSGGEVVNCAGLAETTERIEEGWSIAATQDEVRASFADWHPDVMGLIDQATSIIKWGLYDRAPLSQWAQGRVTLMGDAAHAMLPFLGMGAAMAIEDGYALAKAFELEDEIPDALARYEAVRKPRTELLHDMSIRQGQMTQAIDPDTFKPAGAPVNNREMMDYNPVTAEM